Proteins encoded by one window of Haladaptatus sp. ZSTT2:
- a CDS encoding DUF7342 family protein, which produces MSEKEPTWPDKTDAAERVRHVAITRTEPRNAGWIADEAAVSRDTAVKYLERMVDQGDLERIETNDGTSYKPDSVTQFLREVRQLAESHSVDDLTQELNAIGDELDAWKATYEVDSLAELRQSIGREDLTGAERRERLDVIDEWEYNIEVRESIQLAINLQSSLTTLGAESRSGGSKTLPQEG; this is translated from the coding sequence ATGAGTGAAAAAGAACCGACCTGGCCCGACAAGACGGATGCCGCAGAGCGCGTCCGCCACGTTGCGATAACACGGACAGAACCACGCAATGCAGGGTGGATCGCTGACGAAGCCGCTGTCTCACGCGATACAGCAGTCAAGTATCTTGAGCGGATGGTCGATCAGGGAGACCTGGAACGTATTGAAACGAACGACGGAACGAGCTACAAGCCCGATAGTGTCACACAGTTCCTCCGTGAAGTCCGCCAGTTAGCCGAATCGCACTCAGTCGACGACTTGACGCAAGAACTCAACGCAATCGGTGACGAACTTGACGCGTGGAAAGCGACCTACGAGGTCGACTCACTGGCGGAATTGCGTCAGAGTATCGGACGTGAGGATCTCACGGGTGCAGAGCGCCGGGAACGCCTCGACGTCATCGACGAATGGGAGTACAACATCGAGGTGCGTGAATCGATTCAACTCGCGATCAATCTCCAGAGTTCGCTGACGACACTGGGTGCGGAGTCACGTTCGGGTGGTTCGAAGACACTCCCTCAGGAAGGATAG
- a CDS encoding winged helix-turn-helix domain-containing protein, with protein MAERDRRPRDGIRKPEPPLPEESGLMVEEYLDMQQAIGHPTLFRILRTLIANDELSATDLKSALDVASHNFHYHLVELVEVGLVDKRQRRTADSQGFYTYYRPTRMGRDILEHGVEELMRREREFNDAYS; from the coding sequence ATGGCCGAACGCGACCGCCGCCCAAGAGACGGGATTCGAAAACCGGAACCACCGCTCCCAGAGGAGAGTGGATTGATGGTTGAGGAATACCTCGACATGCAACAGGCGATTGGCCATCCAACGCTGTTTCGCATCCTACGCACGCTCATTGCAAATGATGAACTGAGTGCCACCGACCTCAAATCCGCGCTTGACGTTGCATCCCACAACTTCCACTACCATCTCGTCGAATTAGTCGAGGTCGGGCTTGTTGACAAGCGCCAGCGACGAACCGCCGACAGTCAGGGCTTTTACACCTACTATCGCCCGACTCGAATGGGACGCGATATTCTCGAACACGGCGTCGAAGAGCTGATGCGCCGCGAACGCGAATTCAACGACGCCTACTCGTGA
- a CDS encoding VirB4 family type IV secretion system protein, whose translation MIRDWLPFVGNSDSNEPSEDTGNGGGHGDADLDSIPDIHQSVVSPSSIERTPNAIKTGNQWAQTLWVGEYPDAPVDGIFERLYSAPESRRTDISLHIDPRNTHSTLDSLENRIEDLEADYEYLADKRRAGARGVRKDLEDYQELYDVLRNTSMRAFDVSMYLTVRGEDTDTLSNDVDAVSNTARQSPANLTPVTPRWAQLDALVSGSPVGVDRLNHSLDATTPMLGGALGAMFPFLAGAFAEPGIEYGTYALNESPIIFDRFNRETGYCMMTIGQLGAGKSFSTKLQLVRRAMYDEDTILVMLDPLGGFAGVNAALGGERVTVGGTRAFNPLELRATPEHVLGAVPDIDPWAEQIGWVLTFFETFFTHIATNPLGDRKQTLRRAVQEAYARAGITRDPQTHNKPSPTIPDVITVLEALLSDPESFGYVTRGEQESVRGDVQSLLKDLRPSFRADGDLANLTLPTEFDLDSKVIYLDLQQDEGTHGRMETSLMMQVLFNAVYERAKQTEKKVQFVIDESHYLMNDASSLDFLETAVRHSRHYDLSLHFISQTGGEFSLTPAAKTIANLCSVTMIHRVQEEAEKLASWFGLSEREVNWVRTAKAGNEEDGFSEALLGVAEEGWFPIRVRASGFEAAVVDGKTNQDSSKESVVGFDHVHSMSSQARTDGSG comes from the coding sequence ATGATTCGTGACTGGCTTCCATTCGTCGGCAACAGTGACTCGAACGAGCCATCTGAAGACACCGGAAACGGTGGTGGCCACGGCGACGCCGACCTCGATTCGATTCCAGATATTCACCAGTCGGTGGTGTCGCCGTCGAGTATTGAACGCACGCCCAACGCCATCAAGACGGGCAACCAGTGGGCACAGACGTTGTGGGTGGGTGAGTATCCAGATGCGCCGGTTGATGGTATCTTTGAACGGCTGTATTCGGCCCCTGAGTCACGGCGGACGGACATTAGTTTGCACATCGACCCACGGAACACGCATTCGACGCTGGATTCCTTGGAGAATCGAATCGAGGATCTCGAAGCCGATTACGAGTATCTTGCCGACAAGCGACGAGCGGGCGCTCGGGGCGTCAGGAAAGATTTGGAAGACTACCAGGAGTTGTACGACGTGCTCAGGAACACGTCGATGCGGGCATTCGACGTCTCGATGTACCTCACTGTTCGAGGGGAGGATACAGACACCCTTTCGAACGATGTGGATGCCGTTTCCAACACAGCACGCCAGTCACCCGCGAATCTGACACCTGTTACGCCACGATGGGCACAACTCGATGCGCTCGTCTCGGGGAGTCCGGTTGGTGTTGACCGACTCAACCACTCCCTCGATGCGACGACGCCCATGCTGGGTGGCGCACTCGGGGCGATGTTTCCCTTCCTCGCAGGCGCGTTCGCAGAACCCGGCATCGAGTACGGAACCTACGCACTCAATGAGAGTCCGATCATCTTCGACCGGTTCAATAGAGAGACTGGCTACTGCATGATGACGATTGGGCAGTTGGGTGCGGGCAAGTCGTTCTCGACGAAACTGCAGCTCGTTCGCCGGGCGATGTACGACGAGGATACCATTCTCGTCATGCTCGACCCGCTCGGTGGGTTTGCAGGCGTGAACGCGGCACTGGGCGGTGAGCGTGTCACGGTTGGTGGAACGCGGGCGTTCAATCCGCTCGAACTTAGAGCCACGCCCGAACACGTCCTCGGAGCGGTGCCGGACATCGACCCATGGGCCGAACAGATCGGATGGGTGCTCACGTTCTTTGAGACGTTCTTCACGCACATCGCGACCAATCCGCTCGGCGACCGCAAACAGACCCTGCGGCGGGCGGTACAGGAAGCCTACGCCCGGGCAGGAATCACGCGCGACCCACAGACGCACAACAAGCCATCTCCGACGATTCCGGATGTTATTACTGTCCTCGAAGCACTCCTCTCCGACCCCGAGTCGTTCGGGTACGTGACGCGCGGTGAGCAAGAGAGCGTGCGAGGCGATGTCCAATCGTTGTTGAAGGATTTGCGTCCTTCGTTCCGTGCGGATGGCGACCTTGCGAATCTTACCTTGCCAACGGAGTTTGACTTGGATTCGAAGGTCATATATCTGGATTTACAGCAAGACGAGGGAACCCATGGGCGAATGGAGACGAGCTTGATGATGCAAGTGTTGTTTAACGCCGTCTATGAACGGGCGAAACAGACGGAAAAGAAGGTGCAGTTCGTCATCGACGAGTCGCATTATCTGATGAACGACGCAAGTTCATTGGACTTCCTTGAGACCGCGGTAAGACACAGTCGTCACTACGACCTGTCGTTGCATTTCATCTCGCAGACTGGCGGAGAGTTTTCGCTCACGCCTGCGGCGAAGACCATCGCTAACCTGTGTTCGGTGACGATGATTCATCGGGTGCAAGAAGAGGCTGAGAAACTCGCGTCGTGGTTTGGGTTGAGCGAACGCGAGGTGAACTGGGTGCGCACGGCGAAAGCGGGCAACGAAGAAGATGGGTTCTCAGAAGCACTGCTTGGTGTAGCCGAAGAAGGATGGTTTCCGATTCGCGTTCGAGCGAGTGGGTTCGAGGCTGCGGTCGTTGATGGCAAAACCAACCAAGACTCATCGAAGGAGTCCGTGGTCGGATTCGACCACGTCCATTCAATGTCCTCTCAGGCGCGGACGGATGGGTCGGGATGA
- a CDS encoding winged helix-turn-helix domain-containing protein, which translates to MDTEQRTAVDSAAIRKRASTAFSILGNETRLAILYELWESQDRYDSGSYASSRVTFSELRERVGMRDSGQFSYHLEQLVGEFVRKGDAGYTITGAGSEIIRAVVGTVGVENPAPNPVAVPNSCWICDGTAELRYDDGKLFHCCTECSGAFHQNESQPPGLLSYSDTTRSAFAGRDLVEVADAVRTRQKTKQECLIQGVCSTCLGVVARSLVICDDHDSEGVCDNCGTRFEAYLHLECVVCKHWIGGPVSYLMSLHPAVSSIYIERGVPFTYEPETKMMRRPGLWPVGKLTQSVVSVDPPAVRVTLTYEGGELSYVIDENLELTEVTAA; encoded by the coding sequence ATGGACACGGAGCAGAGAACAGCCGTGGACTCGGCCGCCATACGCAAGCGAGCGAGTACAGCGTTCTCTATACTCGGGAACGAAACACGTCTCGCCATCCTCTATGAATTATGGGAGAGTCAGGATCGTTATGATTCAGGATCATATGCGTCCTCTCGCGTGACGTTCTCGGAACTCCGAGAGCGGGTGGGTATGCGTGACTCCGGACAGTTCAGTTACCACCTGGAACAGCTTGTCGGGGAGTTCGTGCGGAAGGGAGACGCCGGGTACACGATTACGGGGGCCGGAAGCGAGATCATCCGGGCTGTCGTCGGTACCGTCGGCGTCGAGAACCCAGCCCCGAATCCGGTCGCAGTTCCAAACTCCTGTTGGATCTGCGACGGAACGGCTGAACTCCGATACGATGATGGGAAACTCTTCCATTGTTGTACCGAGTGTTCGGGCGCCTTTCACCAGAACGAGTCCCAACCGCCTGGGCTCCTTTCCTATTCGGATACCACCCGTTCAGCGTTCGCCGGCCGTGACCTGGTTGAGGTGGCTGATGCGGTCAGGACACGACAAAAGACTAAACAGGAGTGTCTCATTCAGGGGGTTTGTTCCACGTGCCTCGGTGTCGTGGCTCGGTCGCTGGTCATCTGTGACGATCACGATTCGGAGGGGGTCTGTGATAATTGTGGGACGCGGTTTGAGGCGTATCTACATCTGGAATGTGTCGTCTGCAAGCACTGGATTGGGGGGCCGGTGAGTTATCTGATGAGTCTTCATCCGGCCGTCAGTTCAATATATATCGAGCGTGGCGTTCCGTTCACCTACGAGCCGGAGACGAAGATGATGCGGCGACCAGGGCTCTGGCCTGTTGGGAAACTGACCCAATCGGTTGTCTCAGTAGACCCCCCGGCTGTCCGCGTGACACTCACGTATGAGGGTGGAGAACTCAGCTACGTTATCGACGAGAACTTGGAACTCACGGAGGTAACGGCTGCGTAG
- a CDS encoding RNA-guided endonuclease InsQ/TnpB family protein, translating into MSRTIRTFEATIPNQRQVRDDLDQLGWAASKLWNVGRYYAQEQWDETDEIPDDGELKAELKSHERYTDLHSQSSQRVLEELAEAFNGWFGKRRNDEGRARPPGYRKHGDSHPRSTVSFKAAGFKHDAQFTRVRLSKGRNLKEHRSDFILCEYEIRPDVDLTEWDIQQVRAVYQRDEWRLQFVCRTTINPEPPDDEVAGVDLGICNFAAVSFGGESVLYPGGALKEDEYYFTKKKAKCDDSSSREATRLDRTRTGRRTHFLHALSKAIVEECVERGVGTLVVGDLGGIRENDENGESRNWGDHGNLDLHGWAFDRFTTLLDYKAEAEGINVELVSERNTSKSCSACGHTDDSQRVERGLYVCEKCGTVANADVNGAENIRQKVLPSLATDGGDRDNGWLAQPAVRLFDHSEGVFAPRE; encoded by the coding sequence ATGAGTCGAACCATCCGAACCTTCGAGGCCACAATACCGAACCAGCGACAGGTTCGTGACGACCTCGACCAACTCGGATGGGCCGCCTCAAAACTCTGGAACGTCGGTCGCTACTACGCACAAGAACAATGGGACGAAACGGACGAGATTCCTGATGACGGGGAACTCAAAGCCGAACTCAAAAGCCACGAACGCTACACGGACTTACATTCTCAATCCAGTCAGCGCGTTCTCGAAGAACTCGCTGAGGCGTTCAACGGCTGGTTCGGCAAACGTCGGAACGACGAGGGTCGTGCCCGACCGCCCGGCTACCGCAAACACGGAGATTCCCACCCACGTTCAACTGTGTCGTTCAAAGCGGCTGGCTTCAAGCACGACGCACAGTTCACCCGCGTTCGCCTCTCGAAAGGCCGCAACCTCAAAGAGCACCGTTCGGACTTCATTCTGTGTGAGTACGAGATTCGCCCGGATGTTGACCTGACCGAGTGGGACATTCAACAGGTTCGCGCCGTCTACCAGCGTGATGAGTGGCGGCTTCAGTTCGTCTGTCGCACCACTATCAACCCGGAACCTCCGGATGACGAAGTAGCTGGTGTTGACCTCGGGATTTGCAACTTCGCCGCTGTCTCGTTCGGCGGTGAATCGGTGTTGTATCCCGGTGGCGCACTCAAAGAAGACGAATACTACTTCACGAAGAAGAAAGCCAAGTGCGACGATTCCTCGTCCCGTGAGGCCACTCGGCTTGACCGGACGCGAACTGGTCGCCGGACGCACTTCTTGCACGCACTCTCGAAAGCAATCGTAGAGGAGTGTGTCGAACGAGGTGTTGGTACGCTTGTCGTGGGTGACCTTGGCGGCATCCGAGAAAACGACGAGAACGGCGAGTCTCGGAATTGGGGCGACCACGGTAATCTCGACTTGCACGGGTGGGCGTTCGACCGCTTCACGACGCTTCTCGACTACAAGGCGGAAGCAGAAGGCATCAACGTTGAGTTGGTGTCGGAACGCAATACGTCGAAGTCGTGTTCAGCGTGCGGCCACACGGACGACAGCCAGCGTGTTGAACGTGGGCTGTACGTCTGTGAGAAGTGTGGTACGGTGGCGAATGCGGACGTGAACGGTGCGGAGAATATTCGGCAAAAGGTACTCCCGAGTCTCGCCACGGATGGTGGCGATAGGGATAACGGCTGGTTGGCACAGCCAGCGGTTCGTCTGTTCGACCACAGTGAAGGCGTTTTCGCCCCACGAGAATAG
- a CDS encoding DoxX family protein encodes MLEEWGPTALRVGIGFAMMVNGAGKLFNWGPRAVTIDAFAGFLASLSVPFPVAFAWLAALAEFGGGLLILLGLFTRIAAVFTGITMLVAMLLVNFPGGFPTQSVGTAYTIGEYNFVLIAASVALILLGGGRLALERALFGRELVPKWLRTDSPPNATDVDTQQKRQRPS; translated from the coding sequence ATGCTCGAAGAGTGGGGCCCGACGGCCCTTCGCGTCGGAATCGGGTTCGCGATGATGGTCAACGGTGCCGGAAAGTTGTTCAACTGGGGGCCGCGCGCAGTGACCATCGACGCTTTCGCAGGGTTCCTGGCCTCGCTGAGCGTCCCGTTCCCCGTGGCGTTCGCGTGGCTGGCGGCGCTCGCTGAGTTCGGTGGCGGGCTCCTGATTCTCCTCGGCTTGTTCACCCGCATCGCGGCCGTGTTCACTGGCATCACGATGCTGGTAGCGATGCTACTCGTCAACTTCCCGGGTGGGTTCCCCACCCAGAGCGTCGGGACGGCCTACACGATCGGCGAGTACAACTTCGTCCTCATCGCCGCATCCGTGGCGCTGATCCTCCTCGGGGGCGGGCGACTCGCGCTAGAACGTGCCCTCTTCGGCCGTGAACTCGTGCCGAAGTGGCTGCGGACTGATTCGCCGCCAAACGCGACCGATGTCGATACTCAACAGAAGCGGCAACGGCCCTCGTAG
- a CDS encoding DUF7522 family protein: MSTRDSVVVDRTRGQEFVDACRATVGDQLRSLTYFRDDGFEQLYLRSDLSAEADLTGFVEHESLGFDAHTAYHGSELGEYDCTIRVFEHGFLLRVTTPDEGIFLTTDGITLGDFKEAATALKTLLAQ; the protein is encoded by the coding sequence TTGTCCACGAGAGACTCAGTGGTTGTGGATCGCACCCGGGGGCAAGAGTTCGTCGATGCTTGCCGGGCGACGGTCGGAGATCAACTCCGGTCGCTGACGTACTTCAGAGACGACGGTTTCGAACAGCTCTATCTCCGATCGGACCTTTCGGCTGAGGCGGATCTGACAGGGTTCGTCGAGCACGAATCCCTGGGTTTCGATGCGCATACTGCCTACCATGGGTCGGAACTCGGCGAGTACGATTGCACCATCCGGGTCTTCGAACACGGGTTCCTGTTACGGGTTACGACGCCCGATGAAGGTATCTTTCTGACGACCGACGGGATTACGCTCGGCGATTTCAAGGAAGCAGCGACGGCTCTCAAAACCCTCCTCGCGCAGTAG
- a CDS encoding DUF5518 domain-containing protein: MAGTTHVQTSSRGSNGLLLHAFIGAVVMLVLTIIPLSPVLGGAVAGYLHKSEGMKVGALAGLFAVVPVVAVIMFGVAFLTPFVTSSGGSTIFPSLGFLLIGLVSLLLVGLYTIGLGALGGYIAVTLTESRTTTPSA, from the coding sequence ATGGCAGGTACCACTCACGTCCAGACATCTTCACGGGGAAGTAATGGACTCCTCCTGCACGCCTTCATCGGCGCGGTAGTGATGTTGGTCCTCACGATTATCCCGTTATCGCCCGTTCTGGGCGGAGCCGTCGCCGGCTATCTCCACAAGAGTGAGGGGATGAAAGTTGGGGCACTTGCTGGGCTGTTTGCTGTCGTCCCTGTCGTCGCAGTGATCATGTTCGGAGTTGCGTTCTTGACCCCCTTCGTCACCAGCTCGGGGGGGAGTACGATTTTCCCCTCCCTCGGCTTCCTCCTCATAGGGCTCGTCTCGCTTCTGCTGGTCGGTCTGTACACCATCGGTCTTGGTGCTCTCGGCGGCTATATCGCCGTCACCCTCACTGAGTCTCGGACCACCACTCCGTCGGCGTAG
- a CDS encoding flavin-containing monooxygenase produces the protein MSERYETVVIGGGQAGLVTGYYLQRHHQDFVILDASDRVGDAWRARWDSLRVFTPARFSSLPGMDFPGSPYAFPTKDEVADYLETYAERFDLPVELGVRVDGLERSGDSFLITAGDRRIEADNVVVAMASYQAPKVPDFASKLSDDVVQLHSSDYRNPDQLQDGGVLVVGAGNSGAEIALDVVDEHETWLSGRDVGHVPFHIDSWVGRHLGAPFVMRVLFHRILTTETPIGRRKRPKMLSQGIQLVRIKPRELAAAGIERVPRTTSVHDGRPVVGDDAVLDVKNVIWCTGFRPDFSWIDLPIFDGTEQPTEPVHVRGVVPDEPGLYFVGLFFLYAMTSGLFTGVGRDAEYVVDHLTSRARQQQPRPSYRSLNRHTGFPDGPRPRSIRRF, from the coding sequence ATGAGCGAACGATACGAGACCGTCGTTATCGGCGGTGGTCAGGCCGGACTGGTGACCGGGTACTACCTGCAGCGACACCACCAGGACTTCGTCATCCTCGACGCGAGCGACCGCGTTGGCGACGCATGGCGGGCCCGTTGGGACTCACTCCGGGTGTTCACGCCCGCCCGCTTCTCGAGCTTGCCGGGAATGGATTTTCCGGGCTCACCATACGCCTTCCCCACGAAGGATGAGGTAGCCGACTACTTGGAGACCTATGCCGAGCGGTTCGACCTCCCCGTTGAACTCGGCGTCCGCGTGGATGGGCTGGAACGGAGCGGCGATAGCTTCCTCATTACCGCGGGCGACCGGCGGATCGAGGCGGACAACGTCGTGGTGGCGATGGCGAGCTACCAGGCCCCGAAGGTTCCGGATTTTGCGTCCAAGCTCTCCGACGATGTCGTCCAGCTGCATTCGAGCGACTACCGCAACCCCGATCAGCTACAGGACGGGGGCGTGCTCGTCGTCGGTGCGGGTAACTCGGGAGCAGAGATCGCCCTCGACGTTGTCGACGAACACGAGACGTGGCTGTCGGGCCGCGACGTCGGTCACGTGCCATTCCACATCGACTCGTGGGTCGGTCGTCACCTGGGGGCCCCGTTCGTGATGCGGGTGCTCTTTCACAGGATCCTCACGACGGAGACGCCGATTGGGCGCCGAAAGCGCCCGAAGATGCTGTCCCAGGGCATCCAGCTGGTCCGAATCAAACCACGTGAGTTAGCCGCCGCTGGCATCGAGCGAGTGCCTCGCACGACTAGCGTCCACGACGGTCGGCCCGTCGTCGGGGACGATGCCGTCCTCGACGTCAAGAACGTCATCTGGTGCACTGGCTTCCGCCCTGACTTTTCGTGGATTGACCTCCCAATCTTCGACGGGACAGAACAACCCACGGAGCCCGTTCACGTGCGCGGTGTCGTCCCGGACGAACCAGGACTGTACTTCGTCGGCCTGTTCTTCCTGTACGCGATGACGTCGGGGCTGTTCACCGGCGTCGGCAGGGATGCGGAGTACGTCGTCGACCACCTGACGTCGAGGGCGCGCCAGCAGCAGCCTCGTCCGAGCTATCGTTCCTTAAACCGCCACACTGGATTTCCGGACGGTCCCCGACCACGTAGCATCCGAAGATTCTGA
- a CDS encoding helix-turn-helix transcriptional regulator, which produces MTAGIDNIQFLATSAHRVGVLETLRDGPANRRELCEATNASSPTVGRVLADFGERRWIVRNGPTYGLTPLGEYVADRFLTLRDAMEVEEKLRDVWQWLPVEMPGFSVDLFADAVVSYPGPGYPYEPVERLGQLIRSTSTLRGFDNIVYKSSNLETACGAVLDGMTFEYVFTPEALEGMFAWNPDRILEVAACENATILVHDHLPDGDRCGLGIVDDRAGICCHDAKTGALVAVIDTDAPEARDWAISVFEQVRAEATPVDPTAFESRVPS; this is translated from the coding sequence ATGACTGCGGGAATCGACAACATCCAGTTCCTGGCCACGTCGGCCCACCGCGTCGGCGTCCTCGAAACGTTGCGCGACGGACCGGCCAACCGTCGAGAGCTATGTGAAGCCACCAACGCCTCCTCGCCGACCGTCGGACGGGTGCTCGCCGACTTCGGAGAGCGGAGGTGGATCGTCAGGAACGGCCCAACGTACGGGCTGACCCCCCTCGGCGAGTACGTCGCCGACAGGTTCCTCACTCTCCGGGACGCGATGGAGGTCGAGGAGAAGCTTCGCGACGTCTGGCAGTGGCTGCCGGTCGAGATGCCGGGCTTCTCCGTCGACCTCTTCGCCGACGCGGTCGTCTCCTACCCCGGGCCAGGGTATCCCTACGAACCCGTCGAGCGCCTCGGCCAGCTCATTCGGTCGACCTCGACGTTGCGCGGGTTCGACAACATCGTCTACAAGTCGAGCAACCTCGAGACGGCCTGTGGCGCAGTCCTCGACGGAATGACCTTCGAGTACGTGTTCACGCCCGAGGCCCTGGAGGGGATGTTTGCCTGGAATCCCGACCGGATACTGGAGGTCGCCGCCTGCGAGAACGCGACCATCCTCGTCCACGATCACCTCCCCGACGGCGACCGCTGCGGCCTCGGTATCGTGGACGATCGGGCCGGCATCTGCTGTCATGACGCCAAGACTGGGGCACTCGTGGCGGTCATCGACACCGACGCCCCGGAGGCCCGTGACTGGGCCATCTCGGTCTTCGAGCAGGTTCGCGCGGAGGCGACCCCGGTAGACCCTACCGCCTTCGAGTCCCGCGTGCCATCGTAA
- a CDS encoding MBL fold metallo-hydrolase, with amino-acid sequence MPEEILDGVFDITCAGTGQSRFRAFLFADGTLVDTGLADTTDALLDGIVQTGVEVERVAITHADRDHVGGLDAVIETHDPKVFLPVGADPDVAGEVDHYYGDGDTVGPFEAVHMPGHSDHHHVLIDEEAGIAVLADALFGSDQRGLPAGYFHLPPGQFTDDLNLAEESLEKLLDYEFEVGLVFHGSSVLEGASDRIAAYVY; translated from the coding sequence ATGCCCGAGGAGATACTCGACGGCGTGTTCGACATCACCTGCGCCGGAACTGGACAATCTCGCTTTCGCGCGTTCCTCTTCGCCGACGGAACACTGGTCGATACCGGCCTCGCGGACACTACCGACGCCCTGCTCGACGGCATCGTGCAGACGGGTGTCGAGGTCGAACGGGTCGCCATCACGCACGCCGATCGTGACCACGTCGGCGGCCTCGATGCCGTCATCGAGACGCACGATCCCAAGGTGTTCCTCCCGGTGGGCGCGGACCCCGATGTCGCGGGTGAGGTCGATCACTACTACGGCGACGGCGACACCGTCGGGCCGTTCGAGGCCGTCCACATGCCCGGCCACAGCGATCACCACCACGTCTTGATAGACGAGGAGGCGGGGATAGCCGTCCTCGCGGACGCGCTCTTTGGATCGGACCAGCGGGGGCTCCCCGCGGGCTACTTCCACCTCCCCCCGGGGCAGTTCACCGACGACCTGAACCTCGCGGAGGAGTCCCTCGAGAAGTTACTCGACTACGAGTTCGAGGTCGGGCTGGTGTTCCACGGCTCCTCGGTACTGGAAGGCGCGAGCGACCGCATCGCGGCGTACGTCTACTGA